In the Gorilla gorilla gorilla isolate KB3781 chromosome 10, NHGRI_mGorGor1-v2.1_pri, whole genome shotgun sequence genome, one interval contains:
- the SYCP3 gene encoding synaptonemal complex protein 3 — MVSSGKKYSRKSGKPSVEDQFTRAYDFETEDKKDLSGSEEDVIEGKTAVIEKRRKKRSSAGVVEDMGGEVQNMLEGVGVDINKALLAKRKRLEMYTKASLKTSNQKIEHVWKTQQDQRQKLNQEYSQQFLTLFQQWDLDMQKAEEQEEKILNMFRQQQKILQQSRIVQSQRLKTIKQLYEQFIKSMEELEKNHDNLLTGAQNEFKKEMAMLQKKIMMETQQQEIASVRKSLQSMLF, encoded by the exons ATGGTGTCCTCCGGAAAAAAGTATTCCAGGAAATCTGGGAAGCCATCTGTGGAAGATCAGTTTACGAGAGCCTATGACTTTGAGACTGAAGATAAGAAAGATCTGAGTGGATCAGAGGAAGATGTTATTGAAG GGAAGACTGCAGTCATTGAGAAACGTAGGAAGAAAAGGTCTTCTGCAGGAGTAGTTGAAGATATGGG GGGTGAAGTGCAGAATATGCTGGAAGGAGTTGGAG TTGACATTAACAAGGCTCTTCTTGCCAAGAGAAAGAGACTAGAAATGTATACCAAGGCTTCTCTCAAAACTAGTAACCAGAAAATTGAACATGTTTGGAAAACACAACAAGATCAAAG GCAGAAGCTTAACCAAGAATATTCTCAGCAGTTTCTGACTTTGTTTCAGCAGTGGGATTTAGATATGCAGAAAGCTgaggaacaagaagaaaaaatactt aATATGTTTCGGCAGCAACAAAAGATTCTTCAACAATCTAGAATTGTTCAGAGCCAGAGATTGAAAACAATTAAACAGTTATATGAGCAGTTCATAAAG agtaTGGAAGAGTTGGAGAAGAATCATGATAATCTACTTACTGGTgcacaaaatgaatttaaaaaagaaatggctatgttgcaaaaaaaaattatgatggaAACT CAGCAGCAAGAGATAGCAAGTGTTCGGAAGTCTCTTCAATCCATGTTATTCTGA